The window attctaaaaagaaaaatgttagaagAAGTTAGAATTGTTTACAAAAGACAGCTTTACTAAACATGTGAAACACAGTCACACTAACTATACAGGCAATTTAAAAGTAAATCATAACAACATATACATTCACATAAAAGTTCACAGGCCACTGTAGGAATGTATACAATGGTGTTTGCAACTCAGTCCTCTGTAGTTGTTCCACTGCTCGTAGGCCTCCAAAATGCAGTGCTTCCGCAACTGTTCAGCTCAGCTTCTCTGTCAGTGTACGTTTAGCTTTTTTAACTGACCACTTCTTACTTGGGatgcctcttcctttttctcagtACCTCAATTTTGTCTCTTCTGAAAATTCCTTGTAGCATTACATGTTCTTAtgctttcacagaaaattaacagaaaaaaggCCCCAAGAAACAACTGGGATGGTACCATGCCCAAGAAGCTTAGACGTGAAAAAACTatgcttatttttattacaaCTGGACTACCTTTTCATGTATCACAGACCAAAAAAGAAAGTCCTTCATTATGACTGGTGTCAGTTCACCACCATCTCCCGTTCAGAGACAGCACAGACTTTTGGCAGCTGTAAAGGTGGAGCTGCCACAGCCAGAGCCGCAGATGGCAGCCAGCGGCGCCTGACGGTAACGGAGGTATCAGGAAGGTGCGAGCTCatacaaaggaagaaattaagtgCAGGACTGGGGAAAGCCGCAGAGGGGTCACCACCTGCCCACGGCGGCACCGGGACCTGGCGAGGCCAGGCCGGGGCCcgctccctgtgctgctgcagcggcacctccctccttcccacaggGCGACGGGGCAAGCCCTTCTCGCCCGCTGTGCCCGCCCCCGGGACAACGGCAGCGGCGCCTAGGGTGAGTCCAGCCCCGCGGGCACCTATGGCCCGACCCGACCTCCCCCTACGCCGCAGGGACGAACTGTCCCCGCTAGCCGTAGGGAAGCCGCTTGCCGGTCCCCCCGCCCTCTTACTTGAGCCTTGAGGGACTCAGCGATGAGCTGGGCCCCGCTGACAGCCTCCGCACCGCTCCCGGAGGCCATCCCCGCACCGCCCGGCCCCAGCCGCCCACCGGGGAAGCGGAGCGAAGAGGACCCCCGGCCGAAGGTCGGGTGCGGCTGAATGGCACGCCGCCCGGCCAATGAGACAGCGGAGGGGGCGGGTCCGAGGGTGGCCACCTCTGACCCCCGTTGGCAGGCTTAGAGGAGCCTCCTATTGGCTAGAGCGGGAGCCCAATCAGAGGCCGGGGAGGGGAGCCTGCCTGCCCTCCGCCCCCACGCCGTGCCGAGCGCCGCGCAGCCGCCAGGGGGCGCGAGCGTGAAGCGGCGCAGCGTGAGGCTCGCGGCGCGGCGGCGCGCGGGGGGCGGCAGTTGAACGGCGGTGGCGCGTCTGTGAGGGGTTGGTGCGgcgggggagagggcagggaggcgTTGGGGCCTGCCCGGCTCCTGTGGGGAGCCGAGCCATCGGTCTCCAGCTGGGGGAGGTGAGAGAGGGCGGTCGGGTTCCCCGCCCGGCCCAGGCTCCCCTAAGGCCGCGCTTGGCCTGTGGCGGCTCGGCTTCGAAGGCCTGTGTGATCCGCAGGGCGAACCGAGTTTGTAACTAGGGCGGCCGCCTCGGCGGTGTAACCCGCTTTGTGGAGTCGGTCAGAGGTTGCTGCCACAGAGCAGGGCAAAGTACGGGGTAGTTTTAGATGAAGATGCCTGATGCCAGCATTCATGAAGAGGAGCGGGAGCGTAGTGTGACATGCTTCTCCCAAAATCCTCACCAAAGGGAAGGATGGTGCGCCACCGTTTTACCTGGTCTGCCCATCCTGGCCACGCCAAGCCTGCATGTGTCTGAGAAGTGACACAGTTGACAGTAGGCTCTGCCTCACTCTCTTTTGACTTGTCAGTTGTGCAGGTGTTTTGAGTTGTTTGAGCTGAACCGCTAGTAACGGCCGCGTTCAGTTCATCCTCACTCTGTCGATAACTTAGATAACATAGATCTTCTAATTACGAGACAAAGCATGTTTCAGGAATCCTGTGAAATACGTACAACATTTTTGTAAACCGTTATATTACAATGGACAGcattctttaaaaatagattgTGCTTCTGGATAAAAGCCAGGAAACTAGAGGAAGGTTATATAATGCATTGCACACAGAATAAAcagttttcagaaaatgaaatgcaagataTGTGTTTCAAATGAGATATGATTGCATTGCTAAAAAAAGTCTTCCTAAAACCTATATAgtaaaatactgtattaaatattGTGCAGCATGTAAAAGCAGTAGACAGGAGGGATCAGTGGgaaaaacttgaatttatttgtatttttacatcTCTGTAGGGGCTTCTGTgttatatattctatatattagAATGGCAGCAACATCACAATTCATGGATATCAGTCAATGTAAGAAAGACTTTCACATATTTTTTCATAGCAAATTTAATGTTTTGCGTAGTAATTAGTAGTGTTTATGTTACTACATCTTAACAGGCATTTGTTATTAGTCGCTTACAAGGACCCAGACgagtgctgtgctgctgctgttttttacGGTCTGGTGAATTCTTCTGAGTAAAAGTTCTAAGAAGCAGGGTATGTATGGCCTTTCTCTGTGTAAACATCTATATATGGTGAGGTTTCCAAAGTTGTTGAAATGTGAGTGACTGGGTGCTTTACTTCACAGTGTACCAAGATTAGATAGTTCTGAAAAAGTGAATAGGAAATCAGTGACTGGAGAAAAACTGTGACTGGGGAAAAAACTTGTCTGAATTGGCATCCAGACTTAAACACCAGTCTCTTTACGTTTTGTATAGAACTATAACTAGAATACTGTGACTGCATGACAGTAATACTGCTATGAGATGCTTATATTTGGGTGAGATGAGCCTACCGAAGCGTATCTGCCAGGCAAGAGACCACGTAAATCAcaggaaagggacagaaaaagagaTTAACTTATAAAGCATCTCAGTTCatgaaaatttcttttaaagccGTAGTTTAGGTGAGGTGACAGTTCTGAAGACCCTAAACAAATTAACTTCTCTTCAAGGAAAGGAGTTATTAGATAGCGTagcactttctggaaaaaaaactttctggaaaaaaaaaaacccaaaatggaATATGGCTGGGACTGACTTGGAGTCTCACAGCCTAAGAGCTGCGTAAACCCTGATGGTGTCCTTGTTTTGTCTGGAAAGGTTACTATCCCCAGGCCCAGCCTTGGAGCTTGTCACAGCTCTCCTTGTTAGAGGCAATCCATTCCCACAGGCAGGGTTCTGTTGTTTAAGCTCTCAAATAGGGGAAAGGCATAAGTGAGCACTCACATAAGTGCTCAGCCATTGTCTGTGGGACTACCAATAATCACAACCAAGGATAAGGAATCTGAGGAGTTACTTTAGTTATTATTTTAGTTGGCCCAGGTTCAGACAGATGAGATTGTGTAGTTGGATGTTCAGTGCTAAACCTCTTGTGCATCTAAACGAGGAGGGGATTCAGGTTAGTAGTTAGAGTATTTCTGACCACCAGAAGACAAACCATGGCAGAAAAATGAGAATTCCTCAAGCatgtctgtaaaataaaaaattttgtaGAAGCCCTTTACTTGTTAATTTTTTATGTTAGTGTGTTTGTCTTAGAAGgcaaaaaggctatttttttaatgcatagcAATTCCATCCTGTGATCTGAAACTCTCCAACTTTTTCCTTCACTAGTAATGATGAATTCTAATTGCATCTTAGTTGACAACTTTGTTGAGGAACGGCTGACTAGAACCCATTCCTGTCCTAAGTAGGCGTTTTGGCTCTGAAGGGatgacagaaatagaaaagataGTTTTGTCAGTGAAGTGCAacactgtgtgtttcttttcagtgGCTTCTTTAACTGATGAGAGGCTTCCcacctctcttctcccctccccctgctACTGTTTTATGTCTTCACGTGTATCTTGGTATTTCATTTGCAAAGCTGAGCTCCACAGGACAAAGTAGGATCCTCATCACTTCTCAAAACTGTTTATGTAAATGGAGTCTCCTTAATACAAGTGTTTACAGAAATACCAAGgctttattctgtttttattgtGCTTTAGGTAACTTAAATTTACTGTTGAAGGCATGTATATATGGACACATTGGCAAAATAAGCCTCAAGAAAATATGAATATGTAGTTGAGCTTAGCAGCATCTAATAGCTAAGTTACTTCTGGACCCTTACAAGTGTTATTACATATTAAAAATTTTTGGTTGAGAAAACAAGTCTTCTGCCTACCATAGGCAATAAGGTTATGATTTTCCTGTCCTACACGGGATTGTGTTGCTATCAAACCCATTGCAAATAATGTGTAGAGCTCATGGAAGCAATGAAGTGGCCTAAATTAGGCTGTTACTTACTAAATGCTTCAATTTGTTCATTGTTAGATACTAAACCAGTTGGTaatcagacaaaaaaacccacaaaccaacagTATTGAAGATTGCTTATTAGTTGCTTTTCATTCTGGAATTTAAGTTTAAGTTAACTTGtcacagactttcttttttcagtagaaaactaCAGTTAATAtaacatgaataaaaaaaatgggaTTAGTTTAAAATTCATCTCTTCCTGCTGAACTAATGGGAACTAGAGAAGGCTCTTCATGCATGTGTCTTTCAGAGTCTGTACTTGCTTTGGAAAATCTCGAGGAATTATGGATCACAAAGACTGAAAGGCACTGAGAGtgttttggaacatttttttttcttggataagAGTTACCAAAGAGCAAATACAAAGTCAGTAACTGAACTTGAAGACTGTGGACCATCAATATATAGCATCAGTGCATCTCTCTTGCATGCTCTTTCAACTTTACTGATATTCAAGATTTAATTTGTTAACAATACTAGTAACACTGTGGTGACAAATACAGAAGTCTCATATTGTGAGAATAACATGGTATTTCTATAGTATTTCTTAAGCATTGCACAGACAGTAGCTGTATCAGTCAGTCCTTGTTCTGTATAAGTATTTTCCTAACTTGGGACGTCATAAGGCTACATGGGGAGCCCATGTGGGAGAGAGTGCCCCAGCCTTCTAGACTGACTAGTATTTAATGTCTTTCTAAGAAAAGCTCAGTCATGCAAATTTTCCACATTTTGTATGGATTTTTGCTTTATTGTTATTACTATGAAAGTGTTTTTAACCTTACCTATCGGGATTTTATAGGAGGAATGCAGATCTGAAAtgcactcaaaatatttttataaacgTTGAAAAAAGCCACACTGTATGAGACAAATTAGTCTATTTATTACATATGTGGAGTTGGAATAGAGTGAATCCAGAATCCATCAGGAGAGGTATTTTCATgatagagagagagataaatgCAGAAGTAGTGTCTAGTGTAATTCTTTTGTCAGTTCTCTGTTTTGGTATTGATAAGTTATATCACTACTTGACTACTAAATATTGTTTCCAAATAATTTGATGAAATGCTACTTCTGAATACATCCCCCACTACCAAATGGGGGAGAAGCTGCAAATGTACAAGCTGCTTTTAACTTTTCCCAAAGACGTTTTGATATATGGTGTGAAAGATCTATAAATGAATGAACAAGTTAATTGGAAAGGGAGACAAAGCAAGGAGATCAGTAGAACTATACACaaagcaaaaatgcttttaaCCAGGACATGGTTATTTAAAGCACCAACGTAGATAGATGTTAGGTTTGGAAACAATATGCACGTGGTCAttcaggaatttaaaaacaaCACAGTGCAAACACTGCTAAGAGTCTCAGTTACAGTCCATATTTAATTGTAAATTTAAATTCCTGGCACTGTTTGTTGCTCAAGCTCCCCCGCccgttgttttggtttttttctttttttcccctctagattTATGGTGTGCACCATGGTGGATCCGTGCTGGAAGCTGtccatctgctttttttgttaTCAAGTAGTCTCAGGAAGAGTTCAGAAGGAGGGGCATTATGTTGCCGCCGTGTATGAACACAAGTCCATATTGAGTCCTAACCCGACAGCCCTAGTTGATCGACGGTCTGCGCTGGAACTCATGGGCAGAAACTTAGACATCTATGAACAGCAAGTAGTGGCTGCTGCAAGACAGGTATGGCGCAGCTTAGTAGCAGTTGCCTTTATCCCATGTATATATAGAGTAAGTGCTATTTGAGGATAATCTTTCACATTTGTGTTCCCAAGCAACTAAAGccatatttatatacataaatgtgGTCTGGGTTTTCAGACATTCTGACctgccagcagctctgaaaaaaatcaggccaATTAGCAGCTCGCCTGACTTGAGTTATTCCAAGCTTGGAAAAGCACGCCTATAGTTATTTAGTatagggaaattaattttctattttggtCTGAATACCTagctcctttctgttttcttaaatggAATGTTTTTATTGAAAGATTGTCTTACAGGCAGCTGtctttgggtttgatttttttccagttttctcaaTGGAAATTCCTGAATGTTTCTAAAAACTAAGGAAGTTAAATGCTTTGGAAATGAATGTTCCACCATTAACAACTTTGTGGAAGTAAagttttccattcctttctcctACCCTCCATGGAATGGCTCTCAGTCTAAATATATTTAGAGGAGGGAGACTAGTATTTCTGGCTCagcctcctttccttccctcaccAAGAAAACCCAAAGCTGGTTCTATTCAGAGGAAGCAGGCATTACTGTCCCTATGCAGAGAAGAAATTACTTGCAACTTTCACAAATTTATTGTTTTGGAACAGAAGAATTACAATTTCTGTATAATTTGAAAAAgtggttggttttggtggttttggggggttttttttgagaatgatAGGGCATCACAGTCCAGAAGCATAATAGCTATTTTTATGCAGTACTGCAGCCAAGACATAAATTATCCCAAAGTCATAGCACAGATAACACTTTTGAGCAGACTTTTGAACAGTCACAGGAATTTGAGTGACTGCTGCTGTGTCTGATTTAAGAGGAATACACTACATTTTTAGGAACAGATCTCCCCAAACTTCAGGTAGAGCCAGGCTAGCTCTGGCATGGCTACATTTCTGCTGGAATCTGCATTGCTTCCACAGTCAAGCTGTTTCTGACCCTATCCAACCCTACATACCTAATCAAGGTATATAGCCCAGACTAAATGATGCTGCACCTTTGACACAGTTACAGCACCTTTGACACAGTTACTGCACCTTTGACAAAGTTCATCTGCAAATAGcattgttctgaaaaaaatttaCGACAAATTTTAACATTATCAGTCTTTAACCTGAATAATGTCATTCTCATGACTCATGTGAATGGAGAATATTTTTGGTAAGAATTTGGATGAAGTCTGCTCTTACTTGCATGCCCTGAATATAATGTCATATAAGTTATTTTTCAGGCTAAAGGTATGTGTCAGGTTAAATaagcttatttttaatacatgtcGTTACACATACTATTAAgttaaagaaaagatattttcaaacTACATTCTTGTCAAAAGGTACTTGGGTTATCCTTAACTTTCCTTAGGTCTTTTTACCTATGAgatcccctttttttcccttttgtatgtaggttggttttgctttgcctACAAAACGTGTCTTTGTTTTACATACAGGGAGCACAGATCattgtttttcctgaagatggAATCCATGGCTTCAACTTTACCAGAAGCTCCATTTATCCTTACTTAGATTTCATTGTGCATTCACATTCTGTGAAGTGGAATCCATGCAGAGAGCCGTATTTGTTCAATGACACAGAGGTGAATGTCGGAGTGATTTTTGCAGAGAGGTAGAATAACTAAATGCTAGATTTGTGCTCCAAGTGGGAAACTAGCTCTAGTAGTTTTGCTTGGTGAAGTAAGCAAGAAGTTTAACAACTCATAGTACCAGATTCTGTTTTCATGAACTCTCAGTTGACGCTGGTTTCGTTCTTAGCAGAGGAGGGTTTTAGATACAAGCAAGATTAGCTTGTATATGAGCCATCTGGATTTGTcgtctccccctccccaacctATGGAATGCTAATCACTCTATAATAAGATACATTGTTAGTAGTGTTATATTGAACAACattgttttatataaaaaacCATAGCAGTATCTTCACTTTTGATGCATTCTTGTTACTCAGTTTTAATGACTTAGTGACATCAGAACATTCTGACTCAGTGATTGTGTGTGAAACAATTAACAAAAGTAACAGGACCTGACCTGTTATAATGTAATAGAAGTCACAGCTTAGCACATACCAATGTGATTACAGATGTGACCTGCAAGTtacaaaaagagtatttttattgACTGTTCTGAACCTGAAGTAAAAATAACCATGCTTAGTACTACAGACTGTTGAGGTTACAGTAGTCGCTATAACGAAAGTAAGTAATCATGCATGTGCCTACTAAGCAGAATGTGTGTGCCAGCATGAACCACCATTGTAAATGGTGACCTACTTTGGCATGTGAATCTTTACTACCAATGATGATGAACAAGCAAGAACTTAGTTTGTTACTCAGATCCTATTTGGAGACTGCAGTACTGGCGGTCTTTGGTGCAGCTCTCTATAGCATGGAAGAAACATCCCAGTAATACTGTAGTGTGTaactttttgtatttcttttctataaCTATGCAAAGTTTATCCATTTACGTGTCTGCTTCTCTAAGCTGTAGCTAGTAAtcgcttttttaaaaatttagagTAAAAGCATCTAGTTGCAGGAACAAGCAATTGCAAGTGCAAATGATCACTATTAGAAGTTTGCTGTTCTAACAGCACAAACAGACCAGTTATGCTGCCTTGTCAAAGCTTTCAGTTGACCTGTGGTGTTTTAAAGCCATTGGCACTCCTGCAAGTCACAAGTTTCTGACCATTAACGCCCTTGAAATAGAGATTATTTATTCACTTacttctcaggaaagaaaaatccagataATTTTTTCaatgctattttgaaaataatttctgaaatatttttcagtctagAAAGCTACTGGCTACCAGTAGCTTTCATCACAAAATCATCAGTACTTTTAAATTTTACAGATACGGTCAAATGTGTTCAATTTCCagttgaaaataataatttgaaaagtaTTAAATCATAGCTGCTTAAGTAAAACCTATCCCTCCATATTCTGAAGTGCTTATGTTTCGCCATACCATCTCCAGGTTCTTCAGCGTCTGAGCTGCATGGCATTGAAGAACAAAATATTCCTTGTGGCAAACTTAGGGACTAAGCAACCCTGTGAGCACACTGATCCTCACTGTCCATCTGATGGAAGGTACCAGTTCAATACCAATGTGGCATTCAATGATGACGGTATGCTGGTAGCCACATATCGCAAACACAATCTGTATTTTGAATATGCTTTTGATACCCCTCCAGAGCCTGACTATAAACTCTTTGATACCCCTTTTGCTGGCAAATTTGGTATGTTTACTTGCTTTGATATACTCTTTTTTGAGCCTGCAGTGAACCTCGTCAGACAATACAGTTTGAAACAAATTGTATATCCAACTGCCTGGATGAACCAGCTCCCGCTCCTGTCTGCTGTGGAATTTCAACAAGCTTTTGCAACAGCTTTCAACGTCAATATTTTAGCAGCTAATATCCACTACCCTACCTTGGGCATGACAGGGAGCGGCATATACACTCCAGTCAAATCGTTCATCTACCACGACATGGAAGGTTACGGTGGCAAGCTCATAGTAGCAGAAATTCCTGTGATTACCACAGATTACAAAACCAATTTGGAGAGTAATGAACGATTCATAAAGAATTTACATCACTCATGCGAGAGTTTTACAAGCGCCTCAATGGATGATCAAGTTTGCTTTAAGGAGGGACAAGAGACCCCTGACAGAGTATCAGAAATAGGAAATGAACAGTTACCTCCCACGTTTTATGCAGAAATGATGTACGACAACTTTACCTTTGTTCCtgtatggggggaaaaaggagagctCCAGGTTTGTGCCAATACCCTTTGTTGTTACTTAACTTACCAGAGAGCTGTTGTAACCGATGAATTATATGCTTTGGGAGTTTTTGATGGGCTCCATACAGTGCACGGCACATACTATGTTCAGGCCTGTGCCTTAGTAAAGTGTGGTGGTCTCAGCTTTAGCACTTGTGGACAGGAGGTTACAGATGCCACCGCTCTGATAGATTTCCAGCTATGGGGAAATATGAGTACGTCTTACATCTTTCCTTTACTGCTGACATCTGGTATTACTTTGGACTATGCTGATCACATGGGCTGGAAAAACAACCACTATTTCATAAGCAAAAATAGAACATCATCTGGCCTACTGACAGCTGCTCTATATGGACGATGGTATGAAAAGGATTAGCACAATTACTTgactgaatcagaaaaaaactgCCCTTATTTTCAGAGTATATACCTTAACATAACATCTGTACCCTAGAGCTTCAGGTGGTTTTGTTATGTGACTGATTGGATTCCACATTTGAAATAAGCGAAGCATTTAACCTAAGAGGCTGTAAGTACAGTCTGTACCTTCGTAGTTTATGGCCTACCAGAAGTAAAAGAACTGCCTCGCTGAGATAAAGGTTTGTAATGCGTTGAGATgttttatatttggaaaataacatttctcaTTTCAACTGaatttgttccttttaatttaatCCTTTGGTTTTCTGGGGTCCTGGCTCAGAATATGGAAATGAACGGAATGAAAAACcattgcaaaaggaagaaaaaaaaagaaagggaacgAAGACAGAAACACTGTGCGTGACATGCAcgaaaatatgtatgtatacatacatacagctTTTATATGGTGAGGTTCTGATTTGTGGCCAGGGtgccatgattattttttttagagtcaAAACCCCCCATCTGAAATCCTTACCATTTACTGGGCACTCAGTTGTCTGTAATCCCATTAAAAATCTTGGTGGGTTTTCTCATACACTTTTAACAGTAACTGAATGTTGCAGTTGTGAACATCTACAGAACAGCTAGTCTGGGGAAGAGGATATCAAATGATTGTGAAAAACTAGACTGCATTAAGACATAATTTCCAGCCTTCTGTGCAAAGAattgtgtttaaagaaaatgtcagCAATGAATATCAACGACTAGGTTATGTACTGCTCAGTTACTTTAACTTTCTCTGTTTAAAAGAGAGGTCATTTCAAGACTGTTTTGACTTTAAGACATCTTACACATTGTTCATAAATTCATTCAACAAGAGCTATGAAAAGCACCTAATGAATTGTGGGACAGCAAGGTTTTTACATAAATACTTTGTGTGCCAGATGGCAGGTTCCTGCTGCTAAATGAGTAAAACACACCATTCTTTCCAGAGACTAACTAGATTAAGTGCTATAAATATTGTACTGCAGTGACAAACTGTTCTACTGCGATGAAGAATTTAGGAAGAGAATATTCAAAGGATATTAATTGGGGGTTAAATTCAGAGAAGGTAGATAGTTTCTTCTTAAGCGTTATAATTTTGTGTGTTCTTATTGGCTGTTATGACTTCATCTGCATAATAGCTGTTGAGTAATGGAATAAACACAACGGATACTTTGGTGAGTCCTTGTGTTCCAGTTGCTCAGTATGTTAGTTGCATTCCAACTGCC of the Larus michahellis chromosome 2, bLarMic1.1, whole genome shotgun sequence genome contains:
- the BTD gene encoding biotinidase, producing the protein MVCTMVDPCWKLSICFFCYQVVSGRVQKEGHYVAAVYEHKSILSPNPTALVDRRSALELMGRNLDIYEQQVVAAARQGAQIIVFPEDGIHGFNFTRSSIYPYLDFIVHSHSVKWNPCREPYLFNDTEVLQRLSCMALKNKIFLVANLGTKQPCEHTDPHCPSDGRYQFNTNVAFNDDGMLVATYRKHNLYFEYAFDTPPEPDYKLFDTPFAGKFGMFTCFDILFFEPAVNLVRQYSLKQIVYPTAWMNQLPLLSAVEFQQAFATAFNVNILAANIHYPTLGMTGSGIYTPVKSFIYHDMEGYGGKLIVAEIPVITTDYKTNLESNERFIKNLHHSCESFTSASMDDQVCFKEGQETPDRVSEIGNEQLPPTFYAEMMYDNFTFVPVWGEKGELQVCANTLCCYLTYQRAVVTDELYALGVFDGLHTVHGTYYVQACALVKCGGLSFSTCGQEVTDATALIDFQLWGNMSTSYIFPLLLTSGITLDYADHMGWKNNHYFISKNRTSSGLLTAALYGRWYEKD